A genome region from Mesotoga infera includes the following:
- a CDS encoding LTA synthase family protein, giving the protein MKRTYQWTTKTTALIVVLIIVKSLVFYGYTAELARASLLLGTLSWLAFLLLLFWVVFRGKFFLLYCVISCILFIDFLYFQYFGFLPSVKELVHVGHVGAVKDSIIYVLHPVSFIFIVDLIPVGFYLRKKTFTVEEWTGRKPGYTDILIAIVMLISLIVPFSSEALQSYFVFNRYGVLAYHMYDLVKAIPGVDKGMAVDDRVSYNGYVNKMAEAGKYFSVARDRNIIIIQLESFQDFLVNFTYNGQEITPNLNRLASADSIYFNEVYQQVGAGNTSDCEFVVLNSMHSLGEVSVYLTREDNTFYSLPSLLKSEGYYTVAFHGNNGWFWNREKIYPSLGFSDFISLEDMDSDEIIGFGLSDFSLFRQTLEYLESIVEPFFAFIVTLTSHNPYEIPEEFRRIELLPEHEETLFGNYIQSVNYADRALGEFLEGLEEAGLYENSLIVLYGDHAGLYPFNKENKDILTDLLHREYDFAQAMNVPLIFHMPGSDLRIVDSKVGGQIDFFPTFLNLIGIVERNGILFGRDLLNASRGFAALTHYVPEGSFIDNDRVFIMSSDGILNNSSAIDRKSGIEIAPFSCLDGYKDSIQQIAASKYFILNDSISNLTGAKGVKED; this is encoded by the coding sequence ATGAAAAGAACTTATCAATGGACGACAAAGACCACTGCGCTTATAGTAGTTCTGATTATCGTAAAATCCCTTGTGTTTTACGGTTATACCGCTGAGCTTGCAAGGGCATCTCTGCTGCTTGGAACACTCTCCTGGTTGGCATTCCTCCTGCTGCTATTCTGGGTGGTGTTCAGAGGGAAGTTCTTTCTTCTGTACTGTGTCATCTCGTGTATTCTCTTCATTGATTTCCTGTACTTTCAGTACTTCGGTTTTCTGCCCTCGGTGAAGGAACTTGTTCATGTCGGACACGTGGGTGCGGTAAAAGACAGCATAATTTACGTCCTTCATCCGGTAAGCTTCATTTTTATAGTCGATTTGATACCTGTTGGTTTCTATCTGAGAAAAAAGACTTTTACTGTCGAAGAATGGACAGGAAGAAAGCCTGGGTACACGGATATCCTTATAGCAATTGTCATGCTGATAAGCCTGATCGTACCTTTTTCCTCGGAAGCGCTGCAGTCTTACTTTGTCTTCAATAGATACGGTGTGCTCGCCTATCACATGTATGATCTGGTGAAGGCAATCCCCGGAGTTGACAAGGGAATGGCCGTTGACGATAGAGTCTCGTACAACGGTTACGTCAACAAGATGGCGGAGGCAGGCAAATACTTTTCTGTTGCAAGAGACAGAAATATCATCATAATACAACTAGAGTCATTCCAGGACTTCCTTGTTAATTTCACCTATAACGGTCAGGAAATTACGCCGAACTTAAATCGTTTGGCATCGGCTGATTCCATTTATTTCAATGAAGTGTATCAACAGGTTGGAGCGGGCAATACTTCTGATTGCGAATTTGTTGTTCTGAATTCAATGCATTCGCTCGGAGAAGTCTCCGTGTATCTGACAAGAGAAGACAACACTTTTTACAGTCTGCCATCGCTTCTCAAGTCAGAAGGCTACTACACAGTTGCATTCCATGGCAACAATGGGTGGTTCTGGAATCGGGAGAAGATCTATCCGTCGTTAGGTTTTTCCGATTTCATAAGCCTTGAGGACATGGATAGCGATGAGATTATCGGTTTTGGACTTAGTGATTTCTCGCTGTTCAGGCAAACGCTGGAATATCTAGAAAGTATAGTGGAACCGTTCTTTGCATTCATCGTGACGCTCACGAGCCACAATCCGTATGAAATTCCCGAGGAATTTAGAAGAATCGAACTGCTTCCCGAGCACGAAGAAACCCTCTTTGGCAACTACATTCAGTCTGTCAATTATGCAGACAGGGCTCTCGGCGAATTTCTAGAAGGTCTTGAGGAGGCGGGGCTGTACGAAAACTCCCTGATAGTCCTATATGGTGATCACGCCGGGCTGTACCCATTCAACAAAGAGAACAAAGACATCTTGACCGATCTGCTTCATAGAGAATATGATTTCGCGCAGGCGATGAATGTACCGCTGATCTTTCACATGCCGGGTTCCGACCTTAGAATAGTTGACTCTAAAGTTGGCGGCCAGATTGACTTCTTCCCGACTTTTCTCAATCTCATTGGAATTGTTGAGAGAAACGGGATCCTCTTCGGACGTGATCTCTTGAATGCTTCACGGGGATTCGCCGCATTAACTCACTACGTCCCCGAAGGCTCCTTCATAGATAACGACAGGGTGTTTATCATGTCAAGCGACGGAATTCTCAACAACAGCAGCGCAATTGACAGGAAGAGCGGTATAGAGATAGCTCCTTTCAGTTGCCTGGACGGATATAAAGATTCCATACAGCAGATAGCTGCGTCGAAGTATTTCATACTCAACGACTCGATATCGAATCTGACGGGCGCAAAAGGCGTCAAAGAAGACTAG
- a CDS encoding GGDEF domain-containing protein yields MFRERGIVMPFKSFESKSLHFINREMEEFELVFCVNEDDIVLIDSTRSGKSDSILSEFFSAFSDTGRLSSMLGIEDLSSIVLRASNGVRTDLACCTRAFGMPRYYLAKVEKNGCTVKIRFEELGGHSASEGRRNFLSAAFMKIVQNAPVAVTIKDSSSDSLWLNKIAKEAGFSTLSHEMTPTKESFVESLQFEGETKYFRSFVIDLKDKDSGFASVKYSIDISESEKAKRELRMSRNKIRRLHEVALELSKADTEEEVYDLFVNASCRILEFDVYSLDIVEGEDLVVKRVTNSVPDDGEERYSKYEGVAGRTLWQGKTLVFPDISKSPEARPRSSDYRSALSIPLGSFGVFQTISTELDAFDSEDIELAELLAAHVTEAISRIRSREEITRLTYYDPLTGALSRYGLAEYSAVEIEKSNRFSTPLSLMMLDVDDFKVINDSQGHMYGDFILSWVVESIKMVIRNSDRVIRWGGDEFLIILPGVAIEGAESMGKRILDRLEKRSLEEDVAATVSIGITEYLGEGDNIDGTIYRADLALHAAKNKGKNRLQVYEKKASK; encoded by the coding sequence ATGTTCAGAGAAAGGGGTATTGTGATGCCTTTTAAGAGTTTTGAATCGAAGTCTCTTCATTTCATTAACCGAGAAATGGAGGAGTTCGAATTAGTCTTCTGTGTGAATGAAGATGACATCGTTCTTATAGATAGTACTAGATCCGGAAAATCAGACTCCATTCTGAGTGAGTTCTTCTCTGCGTTCAGCGATACTGGAAGACTTTCCTCAATGTTGGGAATTGAGGATCTGTCGTCGATTGTTTTGAGGGCGAGCAATGGCGTGCGAACTGATCTAGCGTGCTGCACAAGGGCCTTTGGAATGCCGCGTTATTATTTGGCAAAGGTCGAAAAGAACGGATGTACAGTTAAGATCAGATTCGAAGAGTTAGGAGGGCACTCGGCAAGCGAAGGTAGAAGAAACTTTCTTTCTGCCGCCTTCATGAAGATCGTTCAGAACGCGCCTGTAGCAGTTACTATCAAAGACAGTTCCAGCGATTCTTTGTGGTTGAACAAAATCGCAAAGGAAGCTGGCTTCAGCACTCTAAGCCACGAGATGACCCCAACGAAAGAGAGTTTTGTTGAGTCGCTTCAATTCGAAGGTGAAACCAAGTACTTTAGAAGTTTCGTGATTGATCTGAAAGACAAAGATTCTGGATTCGCTAGCGTCAAGTACTCGATTGATATTAGCGAAAGCGAGAAAGCCAAGCGTGAGCTTCGGATGAGCAGAAACAAGATAAGGAGACTTCATGAGGTGGCCCTTGAACTGTCTAAGGCAGATACGGAGGAAGAAGTGTACGATCTCTTCGTAAATGCGTCCTGCAGAATTCTGGAATTCGATGTATACAGTCTGGACATTGTGGAGGGGGAAGATCTCGTTGTTAAGAGAGTGACCAATTCAGTTCCAGATGATGGTGAGGAACGCTATAGCAAGTATGAAGGAGTTGCCGGGAGGACTCTGTGGCAGGGAAAGACTCTCGTCTTTCCCGATATTTCCAAAAGCCCGGAGGCAAGGCCCAGAAGTAGTGATTACAGGTCCGCGCTGAGCATACCGCTGGGAAGCTTTGGAGTGTTTCAAACGATATCGACTGAGCTGGACGCGTTTGACAGCGAGGATATTGAGCTCGCAGAACTACTCGCGGCACATGTCACGGAGGCAATAAGCAGAATTCGAAGCAGAGAAGAGATCACAAGACTCACTTATTACGACCCTCTAACTGGCGCGCTGAGCAGGTACGGGCTGGCGGAGTATTCTGCTGTGGAAATAGAGAAATCGAATCGATTCTCCACCCCTCTCTCATTGATGATGCTTGATGTCGATGATTTCAAGGTTATAAATGATTCCCAGGGCCATATGTATGGTGACTTTATTCTTTCTTGGGTAGTCGAGTCTATTAAGATGGTTATCAGGAATTCCGATCGGGTAATCAGGTGGGGTGGAGACGAGTTTTTGATAATCCTGCCCGGAGTTGCCATAGAAGGCGCCGAGTCCATGGGGAAGAGAATTCTAGATCGACTCGAGAAAAGAAGCCTGGAAGAGGACGTTGCTGCAACAGTGAGCATAGGGATTACAGAGTATCTGGGAGAAGGAGACAATATCGACGGTACTATATACCGTGCTGACCTGGCGCTTCACGCTGCAAAGAACAAGGGAAAGAATCGTCTTCAGGTCTACGAAAAGAAGGCTTCTAAATAG